From Hydractinia symbiolongicarpus strain clone_291-10 chromosome 11, HSymV2.1, whole genome shotgun sequence, the proteins below share one genomic window:
- the LOC130614189 gene encoding 60S ribosomal protein L13-like, whose translation MKHNNILPNGHFHKDWQNYVRTWFNQPGRKKRRRVARQKKALAIAPRPVAGSLKPVVRCPTFKYNTKLRSGRGFSFEELKTAGISVKTARTIGISVDHRRKNRSTESLQSNVQRLKEYKSKLIIFPRKQSKPKQGDSEPSELAVAAQLQGPVLPVIQRKPETKARAITDEERKISVFRTMRVARANARLVGIRAKRAREAEADATMKASKK comes from the exons ATGAAGCACAACAACATCTTACCTAACGGGCATTTCCACAAAGACTGGCAGAACTATGTGAGAACTTGGTTTAATCAACCAGGACGTAAGAAGAGAAGAAGAGTAGCTCGTCAAAAGAAGGCTCTTGCAATTGCCCCAAGGCCTGTCGCTGGTTCGCTGAAACCAGTTGTCCGTTGCCCAACTTTCAAATATAACACAAAATTAAGAAGTGGTAGAGGTTTTTCTTTTGAAGAACTAAAGACAGCTGGAATATCAGTAAAGACTGCTAGAACAATTGGTATTAGTGTTGATCACAGAAGAAAAAACAGATCTACTGAATCTTTGCAATCCAATGTGCAACGCTTAAAAGAATATAAGAGCAAGTTAATTATATTCCCACGCAAACAAAGCAAACCAAAACAAGGTGATAGTGAG ccATCTGAACTTGCTGTTGCTGCCCAACTTCAAGGACCTGTTTTGCCTGTGATTCAAAGAAAGCCAGAAACAAAAGCACGTGCTATCACTGACGAAGAACGTAAAATCAGCGTTTTTCGCACAATGCGTGTTGCTCGTGCCAATGCTCGTTTGGTTGGTATTCGCGCGAAACGCGCTCGAGAGGCGGAAGCTGATGCTACTATGAAGGCTtctaaaaagtaa
- the LOC130614514 gene encoding uncharacterized protein LOC130614514, protein MPRNVEVKARLDDLESFKKLAESISDTKAEIIHQHDTFFKTDGEYRLKLRKQSGQNRLISYKRSDKEGPKLSQYAHYWTDNPDSLREVLSQAYSLRGTVEKKRTLYMSGQTRIHVDEVKDLGHFMELEVCLRDDQSLEEGELIGKNLMQQLHVKQSNLVCGAYIDFLEKN, encoded by the exons ATGCCGCGAAACGTCGAAGTAAAAGCTAGATTGGATGATTTGgaatcatttaaaaagttagcgGAAAGTATCAGTGATACAAAAG CGGAAATCATACATCAACATGATACCTTCTTTAAAACAGATGGCGAATATCGTTTGAAG CTTCGTAAACAGTCTGGACAAAATCGCTTGATCAGTTACAAACGCTCCGACAAAGAAGGACCTAAACTATCACAATATGCACACTACTGGACTGAC aatCCGGACAGTTTGAGAGAAGTTTTAAGTCAAGCGTACAGTCTTAGAG GCACAGTAGAAAAGAAACGTACTTTATATATGTCTGGTCAAACGAGGATACATGTAGATGAAGTAAAAGATCTTGGTCATTTTATGGAACTCGAG GTGTGTTTAAGGGACGATCAATCTTTAGAAGAAGGAGAACTAATTGGGAAGAATTTGATGCAACAACTTCACGTAAAACAATCGAATCTCGTATGTGGCGCATATATAGACTTCCTTGAGAagaattag
- the LOC130614513 gene encoding transcription factor Sox-18A-like, translating to MAGNFSEVLHYYPASYGLNHPNTSGAASQYLCEMEDEDDVKRPMNSFLLWAKIMRRKYASENPHLHNAEISKLLGKTWNSMSTFDKRPYVERAEKLRVVHMRTYPNYRYAPKKRRDKKCHRTISPEVAAALHSSFFDVKNILSGQLSQAHPFAGDLKSFGYLRNACENTKNPDDAVYPFNEQEETEKECTQATQYFMKKDLRRNSTNKTLESAMTSQHIYQGKTEQRKNIERMTFHYYPVSNSHESVDFYKTIETNFQTTPPNEQDAPLPQNFRFLEDELAMLTNMNSNDSNTNTLEAFSEDAIELQYSPPLCAKDDYSKHTLDEELPEFLQQLIDSPLHLSCDEARDTSTLWADIADVIGSGDESVTCS from the coding sequence ATGGCAGGAAACTTCTCCGAAGTATTACACTACTATCCAGCTTCATATGGACTTAATCACCCCAACACATCTGGTGCAGCGAGTCAATATTTATGCGAAATGGAAGATGAAGATGATGTAAAAAGGCCGATGAATTCGTTTTTGTTGTGGGCAAAAATTATGAGGAGGAAATACGCAAGTGAAAATCCTCATTTGCATAATGCTGAAATCAGTAAGTTGCTTGGAAAGACTTGGAATTCAATGAGCACGTTCGACAAACGTCCGTATGTCGAACGAGCTGAGAAGCTAAGAGTCGTCCACATGCGTACATATCCGAATTATAGATACGCTCCAAAGAAAAGAAGAGATAAAAAATGTCACCGAACTATCTCACCAGAAGTGGCTGCTGCACTACAcagttcattttttgatgtgaaaAATATACTATCTGGACAGTTAAGCCAAGCGCATCCTTTTGCAGGCGATTTGAAAAGCTTTGGTTATTTGAGAAACGCTTGTGAAAATACAAAGAATCCCGACGACGCAGTTTATCCGTTCAATGAACAAGAGGAGACCGAAAAAGAGTGCACACAAGCCACTCAATACTTCATGAAAAAAGATTTGCGGAGAAACTCAACCAACAAAACACTGGAAAGCGCTATGACGTCACAACATATTTACCAAGGAAAAACAGAACAGCGAAAAAACATTGAGCGTATGACCTTCCATTATTATCCAGTCTCGAATAGTCACGAATCAgttgatttttataaaacaatcgAGACAAATTTTCAGACAACACCACCAAATGAGCAGGACGCTCCTTTACCGCAGAACTTTAGGTTTTTAGAAGACGAGTTAGCCATGCTGACCAACATGAATAGTAACGACTCAAATACGAACACTCTAGAAGCATTTTCAGAAGACGCAATAGAACTTCAGTACTCTCCACCATTGTGTGCTAAAGACGATTATTCAAAGCATACTTTGGACGAAGAGCTTCCTGAATTTCTTCAACAATTAATTGACAGTCCTCTTCATTTGTCATGTGACGAAGCGAGGGATACATCAACGTTATGGGCAGATATAGCGGACGTCATAGGTAGTGGAGATGAATCAGTAACATGCTCATAG